A single Methanolobus sp. ZRKC5 DNA region contains:
- the atwA gene encoding methyl coenzyme M reductase system, component A2, with amino-acid sequence MALLIEVKNLTLEFDGVKVLKNINLTINEGEVLGILGRSGSGKTVLMHVLRGAEEYEGISGEVIYHLARCDKCGYIEPPSKVGNECPDCGKDTLKPFEADFIKLSLHDSGRREITKRIAIMLQRTFALYGDDKVIVNVINSLTEIGVNSETAMSRAVELLEKVELSHRMMHVARDLSGGEKQRVVLARQLVRDPMLLIADEPTGTLDPKTADVVHDVIAKAVKEYNMTMVITSHWSEVVEDLADKAIILEDGAIVKEGSPSEVAKEFMQLVCSVEKKCDVVIGDPLIKIDNLVKKYISVTRGVVYAVNDVSFDVKEGEIFGLAGTSGAGKTTTSEVLMGIVQPTSGEIQVRVGDEWIDMKKPGPECRGRAVKYMGILHQEYGLYTHRTIIDNLTESIGIDLPYELAVRKAINTLVATGFTDEKAKSILSKMSNEVSEGESHRVALAQILMKEPKIIIMDEPTGTMDPFTKKEVTKSILEARDKMGDTFVIVSHDMDFLEEVCDRVALMRNGKIVNVGKPDVVLAELTDEERMEAAAPEP; translated from the coding sequence CTTGGAATTCTTGGAAGAAGTGGCTCAGGGAAAACAGTATTGATGCACGTCCTGCGCGGTGCTGAAGAATATGAAGGTATCAGTGGAGAAGTAATCTACCATCTCGCAAGATGCGACAAATGTGGATATATCGAACCACCGAGCAAGGTTGGAAACGAATGTCCTGACTGTGGCAAGGATACTCTCAAGCCTTTTGAAGCCGATTTCATAAAACTTTCACTCCATGACTCTGGAAGACGTGAGATAACCAAAAGGATCGCTATTATGCTTCAGCGTACCTTTGCTCTCTATGGTGATGACAAGGTTATTGTTAATGTTATAAACTCTCTCACAGAAATAGGTGTCAATAGTGAAACCGCCATGTCTCGTGCTGTAGAACTCCTGGAAAAGGTAGAGCTTTCACATCGCATGATGCATGTGGCACGTGACCTAAGCGGTGGTGAGAAACAGAGAGTGGTACTTGCCCGCCAACTTGTAAGAGACCCAATGCTTCTTATTGCCGATGAGCCAACAGGCACGCTTGATCCTAAGACCGCAGATGTAGTGCATGATGTGATTGCAAAAGCCGTCAAAGAATACAATATGACAATGGTCATTACTTCGCACTGGTCAGAGGTCGTAGAGGACCTGGCTGATAAGGCTATTATTCTTGAGGATGGGGCAATTGTAAAGGAAGGTTCCCCCTCAGAGGTCGCAAAAGAGTTCATGCAGCTTGTCTGTTCTGTAGAAAAGAAATGCGACGTAGTTATTGGTGACCCACTTATCAAGATCGATAATCTTGTTAAGAAATATATCTCAGTGACCAGAGGTGTTGTTTACGCTGTGAATGATGTCTCATTTGATGTAAAAGAAGGAGAGATATTCGGTCTTGCAGGTACCAGTGGTGCAGGAAAGACCACTACATCTGAAGTCCTCATGGGTATTGTGCAGCCTACAAGTGGTGAGATACAGGTACGCGTCGGAGATGAGTGGATCGACATGAAAAAACCAGGACCTGAATGCAGGGGACGTGCAGTTAAGTACATGGGTATACTGCATCAGGAATATGGCCTTTACACTCACAGGACGATAATTGACAATCTGACAGAATCAATAGGTATTGATCTTCCTTACGAACTTGCTGTAAGAAAGGCGATCAATACTCTGGTAGCAACCGGATTCACGGATGAGAAGGCAAAATCTATATTATCAAAGATGTCAAATGAGGTTAGCGAAGGTGAAAGTCACAGGGTTGCGCTGGCTCAGATATTGATGAAGGAACCAAAGATCATCATAATGGACGAACCGACGGGAACAATGGATCCGTTCACAAAGAAAGAGGTCACAAAGTCAATTCTGGAAGCACGTGATAAGATGGGTGACACCTTTGTCATCGTTTCACATGATATGGACTTCCTGGAAGAGGTATGTGATCGTGTAGCTCTAATGAGAAATGGTAAGATCGTCAATGTAGGGAAGCCTGATGTTGTCCTTGCAGAGCTTACTGATGAAGAACGTATGGAAGCAGCTGCACCAGAACCATGA
- a CDS encoding methanogenesis marker 3 protein, whose product MNGQEFKLPESSNLEDAIKVSNAPYKKGTAVGILIEKEDLKSQASVEYLVKTSKGEFKIELLDVSSLSSKRWVSIFNDFIDIPVRWTSKDALAFGPFSTDMEPVRGSTDMERFTLLFGAGGGDAANTHIIISKTKHSSEYGAPEGGTFARLISGKHVLSDLDKGDRILSIEPVVEWEKAGEHISTTDLSVKLESGSKIFTYVEIEIDSLAPEGAEFFFAVTRDGTFNIDFVSSSFISDHRFQGELVTYENFESRSTGSVFVRTVGYGAGKLYISIDDRTSSIMHSVIGHVTKGIEFVRMAQSGQKIMIDSAPEPIMLLGMTNKDAKEEMISLGIGITVEGYTEDDGFIVKQTPATTIGIMQGTEVTVQGVDPEMLVTIELYDDLAPKTLDFFRHAVGLQYNPVGVLPIMMTYENTYIFKAEKPAEKYKEIFPENIPKKTLSGEIGVTNQVAKRAGMVGVKTTDDDLFGPTGERFANTNIIGKILEIDKLKHFKDGDVMYILERSREE is encoded by the coding sequence ATCAACGGACAGGAATTTAAATTACCAGAAAGTTCAAATCTTGAAGACGCCATCAAGGTGTCAAACGCACCATATAAGAAAGGAACGGCAGTTGGGATACTTATTGAAAAAGAGGACTTGAAGTCACAGGCTTCTGTTGAATACCTTGTGAAGACATCCAAAGGTGAGTTCAAGATAGAACTCCTGGATGTTTCCTCTCTTTCTTCAAAAAGATGGGTGTCTATTTTTAACGATTTTATTGACATACCTGTTCGCTGGACGAGCAAAGATGCTCTGGCATTCGGGCCATTTAGTACGGATATGGAACCTGTCCGTGGTAGTACTGATATGGAACGGTTCACTTTGCTTTTCGGTGCAGGCGGCGGCGATGCCGCTAATACTCATATCATTATTAGCAAGACAAAACACTCATCAGAATATGGTGCTCCCGAAGGTGGTACATTTGCAAGACTTATAAGCGGAAAACACGTTCTTTCTGACCTTGACAAGGGCGACAGAATATTGTCAATAGAACCTGTTGTCGAATGGGAGAAAGCAGGTGAACACATCAGTACCACAGACCTTTCGGTTAAACTGGAGAGTGGCTCTAAAATATTCACATATGTTGAAATTGAGATCGATTCCCTGGCACCTGAGGGCGCAGAGTTCTTTTTTGCTGTAACCCGGGACGGTACTTTCAACATAGATTTTGTATCAAGTTCCTTTATATCCGATCATCGGTTCCAGGGTGAGCTAGTGACTTACGAGAACTTTGAATCCCGGTCAACTGGGTCTGTTTTTGTGAGGACTGTGGGATATGGCGCAGGAAAGCTATACATTTCCATAGATGATCGTACATCCTCTATTATGCACTCTGTAATAGGTCATGTTACCAAGGGCATTGAATTTGTAAGGATGGCACAGAGTGGTCAGAAAATAATGATAGACTCGGCTCCAGAGCCAATAATGTTGCTTGGTATGACCAATAAGGATGCTAAAGAGGAAATGATCTCTCTTGGAATTGGGATCACCGTGGAAGGTTATACGGAAGATGACGGGTTTATTGTTAAACAAACACCTGCAACAACGATTGGGATCATGCAGGGCACAGAGGTCACTGTACAGGGTGTCGATCCGGAAATGCTTGTGACAATCGAGCTTTATGATGATCTTGCTCCAAAAACACTTGACTTCTTCAGACATGCCGTGGGTCTCCAGTATAATCCGGTTGGTGTCCTCCCTATAATGATGACGTATGAGAATACTTACATCTTCAAAGCCGAGAAGCCAGCTGAAAAATATAAGGAGATATTCCCCGAGAACATCCCTAAAAAGACTCTTTCAGGTGAGATCGGTGTCACGAACCAGGTTGCAAAGCGCGCCGGTATGGTGGGTGTCAAAACTACAGATGATGATCTTTTCGGACCTACAGGGGAGAGGTTTGCAAACACTAATATTATCGGGAAGATACTTGAAATTGATAAACTCAAGCATTTCAAGGACGGAGATGTAATGTATATCCTTGAACGCAGCAGGGAGGAATAA
- a CDS encoding methanogenesis marker 6 protein, translating into MGEGNGDIITKLVVMSSDNVLPIDAAMHIYESNTDIVIKETCFGTMVTGPRDAVDKVVNEVVDLDKNRIFVKERGFPPGDERRCRASRGGGARPGFYFLKEESMMLPMIGKALDKYDKNVPLKETEHKKRLEVKDLQDIIESTQ; encoded by the coding sequence ATGGGTGAAGGTAATGGAGATATCATAACGAAACTCGTTGTCATGAGCTCAGACAATGTACTGCCGATAGACGCTGCTATGCATATATACGAATCTAATACTGATATTGTCATAAAGGAAACATGTTTTGGCACCATGGTCACAGGTCCCAGAGATGCTGTGGATAAAGTGGTGAACGAGGTTGTGGATCTTGATAAGAATCGTATCTTTGTAAAAGAGAGAGGTTTCCCTCCGGGAGATGAAAGGCGCTGCCGTGCTTCCCGTGGTGGTGGTGCAAGGCCTGGATTCTATTTCCTGAAGGAAGAGTCAATGATGCTTCCAATGATTGGAAAAGCCCTCGATAAATATGACAAAAACGTTCCTCTCAAGGAGACCGAACACAAGAAAAGGCTTGAAGTGAAAGATCTTCAGGACATAATCGAATCTACTCAATGA
- a CDS encoding methanogenesis marker 5 protein codes for MAKVIIYPTNSLILSDLVQRFGHTPIAMMEKIKEKISTVGVDSPPLNITAEEPKTGLKYAAVEVPAGVRGRMALVGPMIEQAEAGIIVGETPMAFGCMGCARTNELTKFLIRDRDMPILGLDFPESDDGGQEFVYKIAEFLKSLPEKTEEATE; via the coding sequence ATGGCAAAAGTTATCATATACCCTACAAACAGTCTGATCCTTTCTGACCTGGTCCAGAGGTTCGGTCACACACCTATTGCAATGATGGAAAAGATCAAGGAAAAGATATCAACTGTTGGTGTGGATTCACCTCCCCTGAATATCACTGCGGAAGAACCAAAAACAGGTCTGAAGTATGCGGCTGTAGAGGTTCCGGCAGGTGTCAGGGGAAGAATGGCTCTCGTTGGACCTATGATCGAGCAGGCTGAGGCTGGTATCATTGTCGGTGAGACACCCATGGCATTTGGTTGTATGGGCTGTGCCCGTACAAATGAATTGACGAAATTCCTAATTAGGGATCGTGATATGCCAATCCTTGGGCTTGATTTTCCGGAATCTGATGACGGGGGTCAGGAATTTGTGTACAAGATCGCTGAGTTCCTGAAGTCATTGCCTGAGAAAACCGAGGAGGCAACAGAATGA
- a CDS encoding methanogenesis marker 15 protein has product MSDEAVVKVALVSCGSEYAGVQGELDSVAASVNAKLIYPEIDVNVLDTIGKDFGLEAASPDLRLLMARAKAIVEGISDVDGVFITSCFRCAEAAIVRNEVRRYINKHSDLPVISYSFTERTTAATLLTRMEALTTIARRRHLLAREKQSGLTAGIDSGSTTTKAVVMKDNEIIGSGWVPTIKVIDSATEAFNQALEAAGVKQEDIQAIGTTGYGRFLIGEYFNAQLIQEEITVNSKGAVYLADSQKGHATVIDIGGMDNKAISVDDGIPGMFTMGGICAGASGRFLDMTAKRLGVDITELGTLAVNGMEQNVDMNSYCIVFGIQSLVNSLAKGATPEDVAAAACHSVVEQIFEQQLQEVDVKEPLILVGGSSLIEGVPKALGELLKINVLVPPNSHLIGAVGSALLASGFVEE; this is encoded by the coding sequence ATGAGTGATGAAGCTGTTGTGAAAGTGGCATTAGTATCATGTGGTTCCGAATATGCTGGTGTTCAAGGAGAACTTGATTCGGTTGCAGCAAGTGTCAATGCTAAACTGATATACCCTGAGATAGATGTCAATGTCCTTGACACTATTGGAAAGGATTTTGGGCTGGAGGCTGCAAGTCCTGACCTTCGTCTTTTAATGGCAAGGGCCAAGGCCATAGTAGAAGGCATCTCGGACGTGGATGGTGTATTCATAACTTCATGTTTCAGGTGTGCTGAGGCTGCTATAGTAAGAAATGAAGTTCGTCGTTACATTAACAAACATTCTGATCTTCCAGTTATCAGTTATTCATTTACAGAGCGTACGACTGCAGCAACCCTGCTGACTCGTATGGAGGCTCTAACGACCATTGCAAGACGCAGACACCTTCTTGCAAGGGAAAAGCAAAGCGGACTTACCGCTGGTATTGACTCTGGTTCCACGACCACAAAGGCAGTTGTAATGAAGGACAACGAGATCATAGGCTCCGGATGGGTGCCCACTATAAAGGTTATTGACAGTGCAACGGAAGCTTTCAACCAGGCCCTGGAAGCTGCAGGTGTCAAACAGGAGGATATCCAGGCTATAGGCACAACCGGATACGGTCGTTTTCTTATTGGTGAGTACTTCAATGCCCAACTCATCCAGGAAGAGATTACTGTCAACTCAAAGGGTGCTGTTTATCTTGCCGACTCTCAGAAAGGTCATGCAACAGTTATTGATATTGGTGGAATGGACAACAAGGCAATATCTGTAGATGATGGTATTCCTGGAATGTTCACCATGGGTGGTATCTGCGCAGGAGCATCAGGACGTTTCCTTGATATGACGGCAAAAAGGCTCGGTGTTGACATCACTGAACTTGGCACACTTGCTGTAAATGGTATGGAACAAAATGTGGATATGAATAGTTACTGTATCGTTTTCGGTATCCAGTCACTTGTAAATTCCCTAGCAAAGGGCGCAACTCCTGAAGATGTCGCTGCTGCTGCATGTCACAGTGTCGTAGAGCAGATATTTGAACAGCAGCTTCAGGAAGTCGATGTAAAGGAGCCATTGATCCTTGTGGGTGGTTCATCTCTTATCGAAGGTGTTCCAAAGGCTCTTGGTGAGTTGCTTAAGATCAATGTTCTTGTTCCTCCTAACTCCCACCTTATAGGTGCTGTTGGTAGTGCTTTGCTGGCATCAGGATTCGTGGAGGAGTAA
- a CDS encoding methanogenesis marker 17 protein, with protein sequence MEALETFVVESPVPEEGDAYKSIVADIITELVLGGAIGRIKVVVRPEESLYQMAIILRGSQPTVKVSDIGSVEAGNLAKKEVKISLTEEKYLPELLELLWARYGRAKVFQPERRTLIMNAEDTSAEIEFLKDMVVADPRRTLQSRLVEMAIRATPEGFRVRYHSMDKHKFVFVASEDALKPEWIQEANQMITELAEEK encoded by the coding sequence ATGGAAGCTCTTGAGACTTTCGTTGTAGAGTCCCCGGTCCCGGAAGAAGGTGATGCATACAAGAGCATAGTTGCTGATATCATTACAGAACTGGTGCTCGGAGGCGCTATTGGACGCATAAAGGTTGTTGTAAGGCCGGAAGAATCCCTTTATCAGATGGCCATTATTTTAAGAGGCAGCCAGCCCACTGTAAAAGTATCTGATATTGGCAGTGTTGAAGCCGGTAACCTTGCGAAAAAAGAGGTAAAGATCTCTCTCACGGAGGAAAAATATTTGCCTGAATTACTTGAACTGCTCTGGGCAAGATATGGACGTGCAAAGGTCTTCCAGCCCGAGAGAAGGACACTGATAATGAATGCTGAAGACACATCTGCTGAGATCGAGTTCCTTAAGGATATGGTAGTTGCTGATCCCAGAAGGACCCTGCAGTCACGTCTGGTTGAAATGGCTATAAGGGCCACTCCTGAAGGATTCAGGGTGCGTTATCATTCAATGGACAAGCATAAGTTCGTTTTTGTAGCAAGCGAGGACGCTCTTAAACCTGAATGGATACAGGAAGCAAATCAGATGATCACAGAACTCGCGGAGGAGAAATAA
- a CDS encoding methanogenesis marker 7 protein, with protein MAAILEPYIYEGGVHKHSLITELLEDLGGYLIQKVPAATEVTLVMLIPRGDVHLIEELGTKLLGKLTRAPLTGTEIAVVSPTLASHHLPHSACDVAEYLRRGGANTNMLGLARGMGRRVSLSDNYERKLINEHDLAVFSFGTFSDCIKNKKPKLLEGVIVPKIVTGGPRDLKTEDIANADMYVGGIGRVAHRLRKSGELDSLDGMNEKVIEVVEKMREDLAKDPLAVLPARVMKEIHEQIPEIFNVLSPAPVTLQLDGLRVKLPYEQFHEKVEKLEFDEGVRLSDMAAITLSKMKNYILVKIKRESEVGFTA; from the coding sequence ATGGCAGCGATATTAGAGCCATACATTTACGAGGGCGGTGTACACAAGCACTCTCTTATTACCGAACTTCTGGAGGACCTTGGTGGCTATCTTATCCAGAAAGTTCCTGCAGCAACAGAGGTCACACTTGTCATGCTGATACCCAGGGGTGATGTACATCTTATTGAAGAGCTGGGGACGAAGCTTTTGGGCAAGCTCACCCGTGCACCACTTACCGGTACGGAGATTGCTGTCGTATCTCCTACACTTGCATCCCATCATCTTCCACACTCTGCCTGTGATGTTGCGGAATATCTGCGTAGGGGTGGAGCTAACACAAATATGCTGGGCCTTGCAAGAGGTATGGGCAGAAGGGTTTCTCTATCTGACAACTACGAAAGGAAGCTTATTAATGAGCATGACCTCGCTGTGTTTTCCTTTGGTACTTTCAGTGATTGTATAAAGAACAAGAAACCGAAATTACTTGAGGGTGTAATCGTTCCCAAGATCGTTACAGGTGGACCCCGTGACCTTAAGACCGAAGACATTGCAAATGCTGACATGTATGTCGGAGGTATTGGCAGGGTTGCCCATCGTCTGAGGAAAAGTGGTGAACTTGACTCACTTGATGGTATGAACGAGAAGGTTATTGAAGTAGTGGAAAAGATGCGTGAGGATCTCGCAAAAGATCCCCTTGCCGTATTGCCTGCAAGGGTCATGAAAGAGATCCATGAGCAGATTCCGGAGATATTCAATGTACTTTCGCCTGCTCCAGTCACTCTTCAGCTTGATGGCCTGCGTGTTAAACTTCCATACGAGCAGTTCCATGAAAAGGTGGAGAAACTTGAATTTGATGAGGGTGTAAGACTGTCTGATATGGCTGCTATCACTCTGTCAAAGATGAAAAATTATATACTGGTCAAGATCAAACGTGAATCCGAGGTAGGGTTTACTGCTTAA
- a CDS encoding carboxymuconolactone decarboxylase family protein yields the protein MDLKKIKEILDKEPEEAVEDILEDVEKRYGEIPYIINFMKDMPELFISRMIYENNVMREFKRMDPKTVELICIAVASALRCEHCMKTHVRVAKRLGVSKEEIFDSVLIASTISTAAVLAEGTRSVDTVFNESNTRMADSKCTICNINSEFPED from the coding sequence ATGGATTTGAAAAAAATAAAAGAAATTCTTGACAAAGAGCCTGAAGAGGCAGTCGAAGATATTCTGGAAGATGTCGAGAAACGCTATGGTGAGATTCCTTACATAATTAACTTCATGAAGGATATGCCGGAACTTTTCATATCACGCATGATTTATGAGAACAATGTCATGCGTGAATTCAAGCGTATGGATCCCAAAACAGTGGAGCTTATTTGCATAGCTGTGGCTTCTGCTTTGAGGTGCGAGCACTGTATGAAGACTCACGTCAGGGTTGCTAAAAGGCTCGGTGTCTCTAAGGAAGAGATATTTGATTCTGTTTTGATAGCAAGCACCATTTCAACAGCTGCTGTACTTGCTGAAGGTACGCGTTCAGTAGATACAGTGTTCAACGAATCCAACACAAGAATGGCTGATTCCAAATGTACTATATGCAATATAAATTCTGAATTTCCTGAAGACTAA
- a CDS encoding presenilin family intramembrane aspartyl protease PSH, giving the protein MSSEKTVLKDYAPMLVMAGIILVVQITALLLATPMSANDMQAFEDPDSTANSIYYIGVILVFTLLLLMAIKRNMEWIIQLTILLAVGATMYYVFYALLSLADISIVTNNIISGLLAAVLTILLYKFPEWYVINTIGLIIGAGASAIFGISLSILPVLVLLSLLAIYDAISVYKTKHMIDLAEGVMDLRLPILFIIPKHLKYSFINDSFKKEEGQEREAFFMGLGDAIMPTILVVSANVFLVQKATLNYIGFISYPALGAMIGTIVGFVALSILVMKGKPQAGLPFLNSGVILGYIAGVLVSGPGTPFY; this is encoded by the coding sequence TTGAGTTCTGAAAAGACAGTTTTAAAAGATTATGCACCAATGCTTGTAATGGCAGGCATCATACTGGTAGTACAGATTACAGCACTGCTTTTAGCCACGCCTATGAGTGCAAATGATATGCAGGCATTCGAGGACCCGGACTCAACTGCAAATAGCATCTATTACATAGGAGTTATCCTTGTATTCACATTACTACTATTGATGGCGATCAAAAGGAACATGGAATGGATAATACAACTCACCATACTGCTTGCAGTGGGAGCTACCATGTACTATGTGTTCTACGCTTTACTATCCCTTGCGGATATATCAATAGTGACAAACAATATTATATCCGGCCTGTTGGCAGCTGTACTTACAATACTGCTTTACAAGTTCCCTGAATGGTATGTGATCAACACCATAGGACTGATAATAGGAGCAGGAGCCAGCGCCATCTTTGGAATCTCATTATCCATTCTTCCTGTATTGGTACTTCTGTCATTGCTTGCGATATATGATGCAATATCAGTTTACAAGACAAAGCACATGATAGACCTTGCAGAAGGAGTAATGGACCTCCGCCTGCCCATACTCTTTATCATTCCTAAACACCTGAAGTACTCATTCATCAATGACTCGTTCAAAAAAGAAGAAGGTCAGGAGAGAGAAGCATTCTTCATGGGACTCGGAGATGCCATAATGCCAACCATACTGGTAGTATCTGCAAACGTATTCCTAGTTCAGAAAGCAACACTGAATTACATAGGATTCATATCCTACCCTGCTCTTGGTGCAATGATAGGAACAATTGTAGGATTTGTAGCGTTAAGCATACTGGTAATGAAAGGAAAACCACAGGCAGGATTACCATTCCTCAACAGTGGTGTTATACTTGGATATATAGCAGGAGTACTGGTTTCAGGACCAGGAACACCCTTCTATTAA
- the fen gene encoding flap endonuclease-1, with amino-acid sequence MGVDIGDLLKRSTIEVSDLSLDIVAIDAFNTLYQFLSIIRQRDGTPLKDSQGNVTSHLSGILYRMTNIIEAGVKPVFVFDGKPPEWKSCTIQKRTETRENAKAKWAEAKEKGLAEEAYKYAQASSKVDATIVDDSKKLLNAMGIPFVDAPSEGEAQAAYMVKKGDADKIASQDYDSLLFGSPQVVRNLTVSGKRKLPKKNIYVDVKPETINLKENLDELGITHSQLIDLALCVGTDYNEGLGGVGPKTALKLIREHESIENILKAKDLEIPHLEDIKEFFKSPDVTDDYSLKWSKPDPEAVISFLCGEHDFSEDRVTKALERLEASSGIGQSTLDKWF; translated from the coding sequence ATGGGTGTCGATATAGGAGATCTCCTTAAGAGGAGCACGATCGAGGTATCTGACCTTTCTTTAGATATAGTAGCGATAGACGCTTTTAACACACTTTATCAATTCTTAAGTATTATACGACAGAGGGATGGTACTCCTCTCAAGGATTCACAGGGAAACGTCACGTCACATCTGTCCGGCATCCTTTACAGGATGACAAACATTATCGAAGCAGGAGTGAAACCTGTTTTTGTTTTTGATGGCAAGCCGCCTGAGTGGAAATCTTGTACCATCCAGAAGCGCACCGAAACCCGTGAGAATGCAAAGGCTAAATGGGCAGAAGCAAAAGAAAAAGGTCTTGCAGAAGAGGCATACAAGTATGCTCAGGCATCTTCAAAGGTTGATGCCACTATTGTTGATGATTCCAAAAAACTCCTGAATGCAATGGGTATTCCATTTGTGGATGCTCCTTCAGAGGGTGAGGCACAGGCTGCCTACATGGTTAAGAAAGGCGATGCGGATAAGATTGCATCACAGGATTATGATTCCCTGCTTTTCGGTTCTCCTCAGGTTGTGAGGAACCTTACTGTATCCGGTAAAAGAAAACTGCCTAAAAAGAACATCTACGTGGATGTGAAACCCGAAACCATCAACCTAAAGGAAAACCTGGATGAGCTAGGGATAACTCATTCCCAGCTTATCGATCTCGCTCTTTGTGTGGGTACTGACTACAATGAGGGACTTGGTGGAGTCGGTCCCAAAACAGCTCTCAAACTCATCAGGGAGCATGAAAGCATAGAAAATATTCTAAAGGCAAAGGATCTGGAGATTCCTCACCTTGAGGATATCAAGGAGTTCTTCAAATCTCCTGATGTGACTGATGATTATTCTCTGAAATGGAGCAAACCAGATCCCGAAGCAGTAATCTCCTTCCTCTGTGGTGAACATGATTTTTCAGAGGACAGAGTTACAAAGGCTCTGGAACGTCTCGAAGCTTCATCGGGAATCGGCCAGAGCACTCTTGATAAGTGGTTTTAG